One Nodosilinea sp. FACHB-141 DNA segment encodes these proteins:
- a CDS encoding GNAT family N-acetyltransferase codes for MVQADPNISPLSASAAPQPHVRTVTLRDLDRLTDVLTASFYNRDGWRQWVYPFIRLGIYEDLKQRLKAQSPRYACLAAVAIPTAGSIASNEEAVAGTVEASLRQPWPWQGDRHVYISNLAVDQTFRRQGVALTLLRSCEQVAQRWGIRELQLHVMEDNLAARALYRKAGFSVVQTEDSPASWLGLQARRLMMHKTLQLPTHPTKP; via the coding sequence ATGGTACAGGCCGACCCAAATATTTCTCCCCTTTCGGCCTCGGCAGCACCCCAGCCGCATGTTCGCACAGTCACTTTGCGCGACCTCGATCGCCTTACCGATGTGCTCACCGCCAGCTTTTATAACCGCGACGGCTGGCGGCAGTGGGTATATCCCTTCATTCGACTCGGCATTTACGAAGACCTAAAGCAGCGACTCAAGGCCCAGTCGCCTCGCTACGCTTGCCTAGCTGCCGTCGCTATCCCCACCGCAGGTTCTATTGCAAGCAATGAAGAGGCAGTTGCTGGCACTGTTGAAGCCTCGCTACGCCAGCCCTGGCCCTGGCAGGGCGATCGCCACGTCTATATTTCAAATCTGGCTGTAGATCAAACCTTTAGGCGGCAGGGCGTTGCTCTTACTCTGCTGCGATCGTGCGAACAGGTGGCGCAACGGTGGGGTATCCGTGAGCTGCAACTCCACGTCATGGAAGACAACCTGGCAGCCCGAGCGCTTTACCGCAAGGCCGGATTTTCGGTCGTGCAGACCGAAGACTCACCAGCCTCGTGGCTAGGGCTACAGGCCCGTCGGCTGATGATGCACAAAACCCTACAGCTGCCGACTCATCCAACCAAGCCCTAG
- the ubiG gene encoding bifunctional 2-polyprenyl-6-hydroxyphenol methylase/3-demethylubiquinol 3-O-methyltransferase UbiG, with protein MPGAKFLGKNLGRQRNNLAFYDQQAARWWDETATIAPLNRLNPLRFEYFDRVIPHWKGLRVLDVGCGGGFTCEFLAHQGAQVWGLDQSASCIAAAQAHAEAEGWLITYCRGVAEALPFEAAAFDVVVCVDVLEHVADPLKSVQEISRVLRPGGLFCFDTINRTARSRLVMIWLLENILRQIPVGIHDWEKFITPDELRAMLTQAGFGAVKMDGFNLFGSTVREAVAAYRLYQTTGKFEARFDGDMRVMYIGTAVKGRAEQVGKRG; from the coding sequence ATGCCGGGAGCGAAGTTTCTAGGAAAGAATTTGGGACGACAGCGCAACAACCTTGCTTTTTACGATCAGCAGGCTGCCCGTTGGTGGGACGAAACTGCCACCATTGCGCCGCTCAATCGTTTGAACCCGCTGAGGTTCGAATATTTTGATCGGGTCATACCCCACTGGAAAGGGCTGAGGGTGCTGGATGTCGGCTGTGGTGGGGGCTTTACCTGCGAGTTTTTGGCTCACCAAGGGGCTCAGGTTTGGGGGCTAGACCAGTCGGCCAGTTGTATTGCGGCAGCTCAGGCCCATGCCGAGGCGGAGGGCTGGCTGATTACCTACTGCCGGGGTGTGGCAGAAGCGCTGCCCTTTGAGGCGGCTGCCTTTGATGTGGTGGTCTGTGTGGATGTGCTGGAGCACGTGGCCGACCCCCTAAAATCGGTGCAGGAAATCAGCCGGGTGCTGAGACCTGGCGGGTTGTTTTGCTTTGACACGATTAACCGCACGGCGCGATCGCGCTTAGTCATGATCTGGCTGCTAGAGAACATCCTGCGCCAGATTCCGGTGGGTATTCACGACTGGGAGAAGTTCATCACCCCCGATGAGCTGCGCGCCATGCTGACCCAGGCGGGCTTTGGGGCGGTCAAGATGGATGGCTTCAATCTGTTTGGCAGCACGGTGAGGGAAGCGGTGGCGGCCTATCGGCTATATCAGACGACGGGCAAGTTTGAGGCGCGCTTTGATGGTGATATGCGAGTGATGTATATCGGCACGGCGGTCAAGGGGCGTGCGGAGCAGGTAGGTAAGCGAGGTTAA
- a CDS encoding histidine phosphatase family protein has translation MTVLKLLLVRHGQSVGNTEGRMEGCSSTGLTPLGMEQSQRLGQHLATTGWHPTHIYCSPLARSTATLAEIVKGLGKEAFQAANEPNSATHAAIAGTPHATTLASDQTVPVTLLDDLKEYDAGIFTGLTWAEACDRYPDLCHQLETNLDWQPIPQAETLEQGHNRAQRVVDGLIERHCNGDRVLVIGHHWILQHAIACLMGCDRAWGLPMANTALFEFWLDRDRWLQPGLNRLNSELWRIKRFNATAHLHHPREC, from the coding sequence ATGACTGTTCTCAAACTGCTGCTTGTGCGTCACGGCCAGTCGGTGGGCAACACCGAGGGCCGAATGGAAGGATGCAGCTCTACCGGGCTAACCCCCCTAGGCATGGAGCAGTCGCAACGGTTAGGCCAACATTTGGCCACCACCGGCTGGCACCCTACCCACATCTATTGCAGCCCCTTGGCACGCTCAACCGCCACCCTGGCAGAAATAGTCAAAGGCCTAGGAAAAGAGGCTTTTCAAGCTGCTAATGAACCGAATTCAGCCACACACGCCGCGATCGCAGGAACTCCTCACGCTACGACCCTAGCCTCTGATCAGACGGTACCCGTGACCCTGCTGGATGACCTCAAAGAATACGACGCCGGCATCTTTACCGGTCTGACCTGGGCAGAAGCCTGCGATCGCTACCCTGACCTCTGCCACCAGCTCGAAACCAACCTTGACTGGCAACCCATTCCCCAGGCCGAAACCCTGGAGCAGGGCCACAACCGAGCCCAGCGGGTGGTGGATGGGCTGATCGAGCGTCACTGTAACGGCGATCGCGTTCTCGTCATTGGTCACCACTGGATTTTGCAGCACGCGATCGCCTGTCTAATGGGCTGCGATCGCGCCTGGGGTCTACCCATGGCCAACACCGCCCTGTTTGAATTTTGGCTCGATCGCGATCGCTGGCTTCAACCCGGCCTCAACCGTCTCAATAGCGAACTGTGGCGCATCAAACGCTTCAACGCCACCGCCCACCTACACCATCCGCGCGAATGTTAA
- a CDS encoding cation diffusion facilitator family transporter, translating into MVCSVHPTSPFACRCGLDAVDRQRLGLFLSVVLGFAVVEWLVGSQSHSLALQSDAGHMLTDVGAIALALSASWLTRLTLARPRPGQPRLEAIAALVNGLGLLAMAGLISLEAWQHLSAPPVALVSGPMLGTALVGLAINGFGVWLLHGQGNESLNRRGAFLHVVADLVSSVGVIVGALCMALFHWFWVDGALSLAIALLIGSSALPLIYQSWGYLRGNRGNAGPDLSALGFLEAGRTDLSAHILGSFSSSAPLVTALGNKPGVLATKLHHNGF; encoded by the coding sequence ATGGTTTGCTCGGTTCACCCAACGTCGCCGTTTGCCTGCCGCTGTGGTCTCGATGCTGTCGATCGACAGCGGTTAGGCCTATTCCTGAGCGTAGTGCTGGGGTTTGCGGTGGTGGAATGGCTGGTAGGTAGCCAGAGTCACAGCCTGGCGCTTCAGTCAGACGCGGGGCACATGCTGACGGATGTGGGGGCGATCGCCCTGGCGCTGTCGGCGAGCTGGCTGACCCGGCTGACGCTGGCCCGACCTCGACCGGGGCAGCCTCGTTTGGAGGCGATCGCGGCTCTGGTCAATGGCTTGGGGTTGTTGGCCATGGCGGGGTTGATTTCCCTAGAGGCTTGGCAGCACTTAAGTGCGCCACCTGTGGCCTTGGTCAGCGGGCCAATGCTGGGAACGGCTCTGGTGGGCCTGGCCATTAACGGATTTGGGGTGTGGCTGCTGCACGGCCAGGGCAACGAGTCGCTGAACCGGCGCGGGGCATTTTTGCATGTGGTGGCTGACCTGGTGAGCTCGGTGGGAGTCATCGTGGGGGCGCTGTGTATGGCGCTGTTCCACTGGTTTTGGGTGGATGGGGCCTTGAGTTTGGCGATCGCCCTGCTGATTGGCAGTAGTGCCCTGCCGCTGATCTACCAAAGCTGGGGCTACCTGAGGGGCAATAGGGGCAATGCTGGCCCAGACCTATCCGCCCTTGGGTTTCTAGAGGCCGGGCGCACTGACCTGAGTGCCCACATCTTGGGGTCATTCTCCTCTAGCGCGCCGTTGGTAACGGCTTTGGGTAACAAACCTGGTGTATTGGCGACAAAACTGCACCACAACGGCTTTTAG
- a CDS encoding D-Ala-D-Ala carboxypeptidase family metallohydrolase produces the protein MGTWVKETDEAFYLMQGNQWISRIQKRPSAGNPNERVLNVEGMREWFLRSDSPLAMTVSVGTGGPEPEQAGSSSGGQTPPPEGETPLPIGGDTSPEEPGSGGEPAPEPAKNLALRVKSTTYFKLQPKLANELTDAEKVLVTNGTTLNIQYYIDVGKNHWQVQLLEPTLGDKTNRTWYVYTPDIDVLTGVRLRVISDTLFKTEPKISSQLSESQKLFVKNGTQVSLLAFKPAAGDHYEIELADAIAGAEVNTKWYVYSLDTKVDGNRQTLEVTGDTIFKARPVQASQLSDADKVLVKKGTVFLLNSYAQPESNHVRVALQGAFLGPQNRTSWHAYVPDIQISGTELGNRPSDQGPGQPTNPADRGVAMSFPGFTGTYYSNDPIQPKNRYGVRGNFTWGEALHVNRSTGAYRRPANAGVIYNILKVADAMEEIRKMYGDKPLKINSWYRDPATNAAVGGASMSRHLSGDAVDFVVPGVRCYDVYARLNGWWGSRGGLASSSVFTHIDVRGYRARWSYGY, from the coding sequence ATGGGTACCTGGGTTAAGGAAACCGATGAAGCTTTTTACTTGATGCAGGGAAACCAGTGGATCTCCCGCATTCAGAAGCGCCCCTCTGCCGGAAACCCCAACGAGCGGGTGCTGAATGTGGAAGGCATGCGGGAGTGGTTCTTGCGATCGGATTCGCCTCTAGCCATGACGGTGTCGGTAGGCACTGGCGGGCCAGAACCAGAGCAGGCTGGTTCCTCGAGTGGCGGCCAGACCCCACCGCCTGAGGGAGAAACTCCACTCCCCATAGGCGGTGACACCTCGCCCGAAGAGCCTGGTTCGGGAGGAGAACCCGCTCCCGAACCGGCTAAGAACCTGGCGCTGCGAGTCAAGAGCACGACCTACTTTAAGCTCCAGCCCAAACTGGCCAACGAGCTGACTGATGCTGAGAAGGTGCTGGTCACCAACGGTACGACCTTAAACATTCAGTACTACATCGACGTAGGCAAAAACCACTGGCAGGTGCAGCTGCTCGAACCCACCCTGGGCGATAAAACCAATCGCACCTGGTATGTCTACACCCCAGACATTGATGTGCTGACTGGCGTTCGGCTACGGGTGATCAGCGATACCCTCTTCAAGACCGAGCCTAAAATATCGTCGCAGCTGAGCGAGTCGCAGAAGTTGTTTGTCAAAAACGGCACGCAGGTAAGTCTGCTGGCCTTTAAGCCAGCAGCGGGCGACCACTACGAGATTGAACTCGCCGATGCGATCGCGGGGGCCGAAGTCAACACCAAGTGGTATGTCTACAGCCTCGACACCAAGGTAGACGGCAACCGTCAGACCTTGGAGGTTACGGGTGACACTATCTTCAAGGCTCGGCCAGTGCAAGCCAGCCAGCTCTCTGATGCCGATAAGGTGCTGGTGAAGAAGGGCACAGTGTTCTTGTTAAACTCCTACGCTCAGCCCGAGAGCAACCATGTGCGGGTGGCCCTGCAAGGCGCCTTTCTCGGCCCCCAAAACCGCACGTCTTGGCATGCCTATGTGCCTGATATTCAAATTTCGGGCACCGAGCTTGGCAACCGTCCCAGTGACCAAGGGCCAGGGCAGCCCACTAACCCAGCCGATCGGGGCGTGGCGATGAGCTTCCCTGGGTTTACGGGCACCTACTACTCCAACGACCCGATTCAGCCTAAAAACCGCTACGGGGTGCGGGGCAACTTTACCTGGGGCGAGGCTCTGCACGTCAACCGCTCTACGGGGGCCTACCGTCGCCCCGCCAACGCTGGCGTCATCTACAACATTTTGAAAGTGGCCGATGCCATGGAAGAAATTCGCAAAATGTACGGCGATAAGCCACTAAAAATTAATTCCTGGTATCGTGATCCGGCTACCAACGCGGCGGTCGGCGGAGCCTCGATGTCGCGTCACCTATCAGGCGATGCGGTGGACTTTGTGGTGCCCGGCGTGCGGTGCTATGACGTGTATGCGCGGCTCAACGGCTGGTGGGGCAGCCGGGGCGGCTTGGCCAGCTCTTCAGTGTTTACCCACATCGACGTGCGGGGTTACCGAGCCCGCTGGAGCTACGGCTACTAG
- a CDS encoding SDR family oxidoreductase gives MKAAILGCGYVGKAVAQLWKTQGIHITATTTSSDRVSDLQTVADAVQVVNGSDADGIAALLQDQDTLLICVGAGRQANYEDVYLRTAQTVVGALDRASNLKQIIFTSSYSVYGNYDGAWVREDDPVKPATDNARIMAETEQTLLGAATPDRQVGIFRLGGIYGPGRELAKIYSRAAGTTRPGSGHEGSNWIHLDDIVGAIAHAQTHSLSGLYNLVQDEIPTVRELIDRVCQANDLDPVQWDPSQPSARPYNVRVSNQKLKAAGYTFRHSTFEGI, from the coding sequence ATGAAGGCAGCAATTTTGGGCTGTGGATATGTCGGCAAGGCCGTAGCGCAGCTGTGGAAAACCCAAGGAATCCATATAACAGCCACGACCACTAGCTCTGATCGAGTTAGCGATTTACAGACAGTAGCCGATGCTGTGCAGGTGGTGAATGGGTCAGATGCAGACGGCATTGCCGCCCTCTTACAAGACCAAGACACGCTGCTCATCTGCGTAGGAGCCGGTCGCCAGGCGAACTACGAAGACGTTTACTTAAGGACAGCTCAAACAGTCGTGGGTGCTCTCGATCGCGCTTCCAACCTGAAGCAAATTATCTTTACCAGTAGCTATTCGGTTTACGGCAACTACGATGGGGCTTGGGTGAGAGAAGACGACCCAGTCAAACCCGCCACCGACAACGCCCGCATCATGGCCGAGACCGAGCAAACACTGCTAGGAGCAGCTACACCCGATCGCCAAGTCGGCATCTTCCGCCTCGGCGGCATCTACGGCCCGGGGCGAGAGCTAGCCAAAATCTACAGCCGCGCCGCTGGCACCACCCGCCCCGGCTCTGGCCACGAAGGCAGCAACTGGATTCATTTAGATGACATTGTGGGGGCGATCGCCCATGCCCAAACCCACTCCCTCAGCGGCCTCTACAACCTGGTGCAAGACGAAATTCCCACCGTGCGCGAGCTGATCGATCGCGTCTGCCAAGCCAACGACCTAGACCCCGTACAGTGGGATCCATCACAACCCAGTGCTCGTCCCTACAACGTGCGCGTGTCGAATCAAAAGCTCAAGGCAGCAGGCTACACCTTTCGCCACAGCACCTTTGAAGGCATCTAG
- the rnc gene encoding ribonuclease III has product MSLPHFQNPALLQQALTHSSYANEHPNEGPDYDRLEFLGDGILEVVVRDLIFARYPHLAVGEMSQRCDRLVDEPSLAELAVKLGIPNQMRLGAGAQHERHNPSVQADMFEAVIGAYRLDAGIAAALSYVEAIVSPLIDRALDLQATDPVTELQEYVQAHMGGTLPTYLEKERLGPDHAKVFILEVWAGGTSYGMGQGRSIKEARKNAAIAALRILKP; this is encoded by the coding sequence ATGTCCCTGCCTCACTTTCAAAATCCAGCCTTGCTTCAGCAAGCGCTCACCCACAGCAGCTACGCCAACGAACACCCTAACGAAGGCCCCGACTATGATCGCCTAGAGTTTTTGGGCGACGGCATTCTTGAAGTTGTGGTGCGCGATTTAATCTTTGCTCGCTATCCTCACCTAGCCGTGGGGGAAATGTCGCAGCGGTGCGATCGCCTCGTCGATGAGCCTTCCCTAGCAGAGCTAGCCGTAAAGCTAGGCATTCCCAACCAAATGCGCTTGGGAGCTGGAGCCCAGCACGAGCGCCACAATCCCAGCGTTCAGGCCGACATGTTTGAAGCGGTGATCGGCGCTTACCGCTTAGACGCTGGCATTGCCGCCGCCCTTAGCTATGTTGAGGCGATCGTTAGCCCCCTCATCGATCGCGCCCTAGACCTTCAAGCCACCGACCCAGTGACCGAGCTGCAAGAATATGTGCAGGCCCACATGGGCGGCACCTTGCCCACCTACCTAGAAAAAGAGCGACTTGGCCCCGACCACGCTAAAGTATTCATCCTAGAAGTCTGGGCGGGCGGAACCAGCTATGGCATGGGTCAAGGCCGCAGCATCAAAGAAGCGCGCAAAAATGCCGCGATCGCAGCACTGAGGATCTTAAAACCATGA
- a CDS encoding J domain-containing protein — translation MSQKKSSNRRKPANINQIRAQIRKLAKQHNYDEQILLDFAEFVNGGKFKEIEPSLNELKEAVCQAFNCPDYKTLKKNKAFKLAIAGRNFNFSYKDSWLTLYREWVRVPENERDEIGPNTINGIDVLKNFRPWQVFQLDSKTATADDINTAFRQLAKKHHPDAGGDRKVFEELQKMRDSLLLLR, via the coding sequence ATGAGCCAGAAAAAGTCGTCAAACCGTCGCAAGCCAGCAAATATCAACCAGATTCGAGCACAAATTCGCAAGCTAGCAAAGCAGCACAACTACGATGAGCAGATTTTATTAGACTTTGCTGAATTTGTGAATGGTGGGAAATTCAAAGAAATTGAACCGAGCCTAAACGAATTGAAGGAAGCAGTTTGCCAAGCGTTTAACTGTCCTGATTATAAGACCCTTAAGAAAAATAAGGCGTTTAAGCTGGCTATTGCTGGACGCAATTTCAATTTTAGTTACAAAGATTCCTGGCTGACACTCTATCGCGAATGGGTGCGAGTCCCTGAAAACGAGCGCGATGAAATTGGGCCAAACACTATTAATGGGATTGACGTACTCAAAAATTTCCGCCCTTGGCAGGTGTTTCAACTCGATTCAAAAACCGCTACTGCTGATGACATTAATACAGCTTTTCGTCAGCTAGCCAAAAAACATCATCCCGATGCTGGTGGAGACCGCAAAGTCTTTGAAGAGCTTCAAAAGATGCGAGATTCCTTACTTTTGCTGCGTTAA
- the gltD gene encoding glutamate synthase small subunit, with protein sequence MGKPTGFMEYLREVAQEVAPADRIRNWDEFHLHMPEDSLRTQGARCMDCGTPFCHTGMTISGMASGCPVNNLIPEWNDLVYRGLWEEALERLHKTNNFPEFTGRVCPAPCEGSCVLGITNPPVTIKNIEYSIAEKGWESGWITPTPPQQRTDKKVAVIGSGPAGLAAAAQLNSAGHWVTVYERADRPGGLLMYGIPNMKLDKQQVVQRRLDVLEAEGVTFVCNTEVGKDISAENLLKEFDSVVLCTGSTKPRDLPIEGRELKGIHFAMEFLTANTRSLLDGYPGNDYISAAGKDVVIIGGGDTGTDCVGTSIRHGCNSVTQVEIMPQPPETRSAGNPWPEWPKVYKMDYGQEEAAAMFGDDPRAYLTTATKFEGDEQGNVKAVHTVQIQWGKDENGRFVPQNVPGTEKVVPAHLVLLAMGFLGPEQPLIDALGLEKDGRSNVKAEHEQYTTSIPGVFAAGDCRRGQSLVVWAINEGRGAARECDRYLMGTTELP encoded by the coding sequence ATGGGAAAACCGACTGGCTTTATGGAATATCTGCGGGAAGTGGCGCAAGAAGTCGCCCCCGCCGATCGCATTCGCAACTGGGATGAGTTTCACCTCCACATGCCGGAGGACAGCCTCCGCACCCAGGGCGCTCGCTGCATGGATTGCGGCACCCCCTTCTGCCACACCGGCATGACCATCAGCGGCATGGCCAGCGGTTGCCCCGTCAACAACCTAATTCCTGAATGGAACGATCTGGTTTACCGGGGCCTGTGGGAAGAAGCCCTGGAGCGGCTGCACAAGACCAACAACTTCCCCGAGTTTACCGGGCGCGTTTGCCCTGCCCCCTGCGAGGGTTCCTGCGTGCTAGGCATCACCAACCCCCCGGTGACAATCAAAAATATTGAGTATTCCATTGCCGAAAAGGGCTGGGAGTCGGGCTGGATTACTCCTACGCCACCGCAGCAGCGCACGGACAAGAAGGTGGCCGTGATTGGCTCTGGCCCCGCTGGCCTCGCCGCCGCCGCCCAGCTCAACTCGGCGGGTCACTGGGTGACGGTGTACGAACGGGCCGATCGCCCCGGCGGCCTGCTGATGTACGGCATCCCCAACATGAAGCTCGATAAGCAGCAGGTGGTGCAGCGCCGGTTGGATGTGCTGGAGGCCGAGGGTGTCACCTTTGTCTGCAACACCGAAGTCGGCAAAGACATTTCTGCTGAGAACCTGCTCAAAGAGTTTGATTCGGTGGTGCTCTGTACCGGCTCCACTAAGCCCCGTGACCTGCCCATCGAAGGGCGTGAGCTGAAGGGCATTCACTTTGCGATGGAGTTTCTCACCGCCAATACGCGATCGCTGCTGGATGGCTACCCCGGCAACGACTACATCTCGGCGGCGGGCAAAGATGTGGTGATTATCGGTGGCGGCGACACGGGCACCGATTGCGTGGGCACCTCCATTCGCCACGGGTGCAACAGCGTCACCCAGGTGGAAATCATGCCCCAGCCGCCTGAAACTCGCTCGGCGGGCAACCCCTGGCCCGAGTGGCCCAAGGTCTACAAGATGGACTACGGCCAGGAGGAAGCCGCCGCTATGTTTGGCGACGACCCCCGCGCCTACCTGACCACCGCCACCAAGTTTGAGGGCGATGAGCAGGGTAACGTCAAGGCCGTTCACACGGTGCAGATTCAGTGGGGCAAAGACGAAAACGGGCGGTTTGTGCCTCAGAATGTGCCCGGCACCGAGAAGGTTGTCCCTGCGCATTTGGTGCTGCTGGCCATGGGCTTTCTTGGTCCTGAGCAGCCGTTGATTGATGCTTTGGGTCTAGAAAAAGATGGCCGCAGCAATGTGAAGGCTGAGCATGAGCAGTACACCACTTCGATTCCGGGGGTGTTTGCCGCTGGGGATTGTCGTCGGGGCCAGAGCCTGGTGGTGTGGGCGATCAATGAAGGGCGTGGGGCGGCGCGGGAGTGCGATCGCTACCTAATGGGCACCACCGAATTGCCTTAG